The Xenopus tropicalis strain Nigerian chromosome 7, UCB_Xtro_10.0, whole genome shotgun sequence genome includes a region encoding these proteins:
- the LOC100498532 gene encoding trypsin-3-like precursor has protein sequence MMPLWVLMFLAVAAAAPLDDDDDKIVGGYECTPHSQPWQVLFTYNGGNWCGGSLISPRWIISAAHCYQPPKTLVALLGEHDLKKKEGTEQHIQVEAAYKHFGYKDKAHDHDIMLVKLAKPAQYNQYVQPIPVARSCPTDGAKCLVSGFGNVLGYNVRYPDQLQCLEVPIVSDSSCKASYPRMISENMFCAGFLEGGKGSCHGDSGGPLICNGELYGAVSWGGSYCISKNSPGVYAKVCNYLDWIKNITENN, from the exons CTGCTGCTCCtctggatgatgatgatgataagatTGTTGGAGGATATGAGTGCACCCCTCACTCCCAGCCCTGGCAAGTATTGTTCACCTACAATGGAGGAAACTGGTGTGGGGGTTCCCTAATTTCACCCAGATGGATTATTTCTGCTGCTCATTGCTACCAGCC ACCCAAGACCTTGGTTGCTCTCCTTGGAGAACACGATCTTAAAAAGAAGGAAGGAACTGAGCAGCACATCCAAGTGGAGGCTGCCTATAAGCACTTTGGCTACAAAGATAAAGCTCATGACCATGATATCATGTTGGTTAAACTAGCGAAACCTGCTCAGTATAATCAGTATGTGCAGCCCATCCCAGTGGCAAGAAGCTGCCCAACAGACGGGGCTAAGTGTCTAGTGTCTGGCTTTGGAAATGTGCTTGGATATAATG TACGGTACCCTGATCAACTGCAGTGTCTGGAAGTGCCCATTGTGTCTGACTCCAGCTGTAAGGCTTCATATCCCAGGATGATTTCTGAGAACATGTTCTGTGCCGGCTTCCTGGAAGGTGGAAAGGGTTCTTGCCAT GGTGACTCTGGCGGCCCCCTGATTTGCAATGGAGAACTTTATGGAGCGGTTTCATGGGGGGGAAGCTACTGTATCAGTAAGAATTCTCCAGGAGTGTATGCTAAAGTCTGTAACTATCTAGACTGGATAAAGAATATTACAGAAAACAACTAG